A segment of the Trifolium pratense cultivar HEN17-A07 linkage group LG7, ARS_RC_1.1, whole genome shotgun sequence genome:
AAAAGGATGGAAAAAATTTTGTTCGGACAACAATATTGAATTCGAAGATAGGGTGCGCTTTGAATTCAAAGAGTTTGGTACAAATGTTTGTGAAGTTACCAAGCTTATGTAATATGCATTTGATGTAATCATCCGTTTCTAATTTAACAACTCTGTATTGTTTGCCAAGAAAACAACTCTAATGTATTatgtttatcttatattttgagGTGCAACAAGTTTATCGGCAAATCATGTTTTCATTAATAGCTATATAGGTATTTGATTTATAACAACAAAGTTTTAATTCAAAATGGTCAAGCACTTCAAAGAGTTTGGTACAAATGTTTTGTACAAATGTTTGTGAAGTTACCAAGCTTATGTAATATGCATTTGATGTAATCATCCGTTTCTAATTTAACAACTCTATGTATTGTTTGCCAAGAAAACAACTCTTATGTATTatgtttatcttatattttgagGTGCAACAAGTTTATCGGCAAATCATGTTTTCATTAATAGCTATATAGATATTTGATTTATAACAAAGTTTTAATTCAAAATGGTCAAGCACAAACAGTAGCTTCCATATACTACATAGCAGAAAcattaaataagaaaaataaatcctAAACCACAAACTAAGTTAGATGACAGTGCAACACCATACAAGTTCCAACTAGCTTAATTACAAACTAAAAGGGAATAATAACTCCTAAACACAAATCCCCACAGCCTAACTATAGCAGCTTCAGCTCCAAGCCCAGCAGCCATCAGTACTTCTCAAAATCACGGTAGATTTTGCACCATCGTTGTagaaaaacattttcttaatCCCTTTTTTGACTTGGTTCTTTAAAAAATCGACCCATCCACCCGCTATTAGAAAATTCACACCCGTATGTTGCACTTCCCAAGTATAGCATTCAGTTGTCTCGGAGATGGACACCtcaagctcataagctactgaGCCGTGGTAAATGATATCCACCACAGAGTCAGGTATCATCTACATCAATAAATGTATCGAATCAAAAACTTCAATTAGTCATAATttagaataaaaattaataaaataaataagtacaATGTGGTTGAAGTAGGTAAATACCAAAGGTTTCCCTTCTGTTGCCATGGATTCAGAAATCTCCAAAATCCACATTGGATCATAACCCCAATGACCATAATATTTAGCTGGATCGTTTGTGTCTATTTTTCCTAGGTAATGTCCCATAACTTTCATCTCAAACTTATTTTCATCAACTAACTTTAGTTTAATTAAACCAAAAACTGTTAGCTGGTACATCAACCTGAGTTTTGTTTGGTTAAACTCTAGGTATGGTTTGTCACCTTTGTTTACAAAAGCAATAAAGTTGTTCCCATGTTCATCTTTGATTACTACAGTTTCCCCAATACGGGGAGCATGTCTTTGATACCAACAAGTAGGAAAATAGATTTTGTCCTGTCAAAACAATTGCAATTTAGATTAAGGAATTCTTAAATTTCCAACTACAAACTACTTATTTGGTAACATTACCTTTCCTTCATAAAATGCAGCATGGAAGTCCTCGTCATTTCCATAAGATGCTACAATTAACATAAGATAAGCAAAATACTTAGGTTATTCATTTTAAACACAATCTACTTATAATGTGAGCATACTAGATATCGCTATTGGACAGAATTTCTTAAAAATCCTATAGCACATTCAGAACTCATGAGTACTCCAAACATTCTCAGATAAATAATGGTCATCAACATAGTACatcataaaacaaaacaaattctgATAAAAAAGTAGATTTCAGTTTAAACTTACACTCATGTCTCATCCTCTTATAGGAATAGTAAAACTTTTCTGCTTTGAATTCCATTTGTATCTAGCACAAATATGAATACAATAATTATAATGACAAAATAAGATGAAaagcaaaaggaaaaaaagttgTATCAACCAAAATGAGAAACTCACCCATTTGTCGGTAATTGGCAATCGTTTAGGAGCTTCTACTGAAATACGTGATCTATTCATGTTGGATTTCTGTAAATTTTACCTAAAGAATGAGAACAAACGCAGGATTCGAAATAGAATTGaagaaaattagggtttcaataaaaaaaaaattagaaattaacAAACGCAGAAGAATTAGAAATCGACCTCTGAAGTCAATGAGTTCGTCGGGGGTGAGCGGAGAAGAGAAGATGAGTTCGCCGGTGGTGTGGGTGGAGAAGAGGATCGTTGGAGAAGAGGATCCTTCTTCCTCAGAGAAAGAGAAAGacgaagagaaagagaaagagaaagagaaaagtgaaaatatgaTTCAGGGGCATAAACGTAATCTTCCATTGTTTCTTAAAATAATCTTATAATAAATTGAAGTGGGCCCGCGGTAAAAAGGGCTTGGTGCACCATAAACCCCCATTTTTGGGGGTTCATAATAGATGCTGCCATAGATTAATGGCATGAGAAAGATACaatgaataatttaaaaaatagaaagtaaaaaaatacttaaaagtataatagaaaaaatataattaaatgtttTGTTGCTAATGTAAAACCACTTATAATTTGATACTCTTTTCGGCCTTAGTTATAagcaaatttctattttttaattcattggttaactaatgtatttggtctataattaAGGTTGGATACAGGGGATTTTTGCCccttttttataccaaaaaaaaaaaagtcagatacattagttattcaaaaatctaaaaaataaaaatttgcagTCTCGATCGAGGATAAATAATTAAGATTaccttttattctttattaaattaaatgccTAAACATGGAAATGCAAAGGAGGAGGGTGCCCAAAAGGGAAGTGttttaattcaccaattttTTTCGGGTCGATCCACGATTTTATTCCTTTTTCtgacaaaataattttattctttattgACCAAATAATTGACCatgatttgattttaataaaaatttcgtTTTGTCTCTTACTAGTTGGTCATCACATCACACTATATAATCCATGTTTTGTCCATATGCTGTGTTGAACGATTTGAGTGTAAAAGATAACAACGTACAATGATGCTTCGATTTCTACTTGTGGTTGTTGTGTTGATAAGTTGTACGGACATATACAAAACAGTAAAAGGAGATGAATACACACTTGAATCAGTGAGAGCATCATTGGTTAGACAAGAAGATACGATTGTATTTAATGTGATTGAAAGAGCACGGTTCCCTCTCAATTCTCCTACCTACGATCCACATTATGCTTCCATTCCCAACTTTTCTGGCTCGTTGTTCGACTTCATTCTTAACCAAACAGAGGATATTCAAGCCAAGGTATGTTGCTACTCGCTAACCTTGCTTAATTACATATGAGTATGGCTAATAGGTAGCGTTGAGTGAGAGGAGCGCGACCCGGCTTGTCCCGAATGTGTGTGTTTGATCCCATTGTTTGTTGTGTGGAGGGATTGGGAGTGCGGGCCGGCGGCCTCGCCCTACGAATTGGGGATATATTTGTCTTTCAGACAGTAGTATTTAGATTATAGTTGCATTATTCAATATCAATGAGACGTTATTTTAGTTAACGTCGGTCCAAACATAAGCTGTCAAGATATTTGATTTAGgcctttaaaaaataatatttttaaaagtctATTAGGCCTTTAGAATCTCACTGAATATGGTAGTTTGATTGATAAGTGTAAAACATTATTAAGTTTGTTTCATAACTGCAAGGTTATTTTTGTCCAACAACAAGCGAATCGAGTGACCCATGAGTTAGCTCGGGTGGCTAGGTCTTATGCTATTAATCATGTTTTTCAATATTGTCCACCTTATATTGTAACTATTGTGATGAATTAAATACATTAAGGgagtgtattggattgagattttatgagacaatttttgcaaaaaaaaaaaaaaagttttggtgattttatgagattttgtttgactatattgattttgtgagattttaaagacttttttacaagatttttttacaatcaaaatttttaacacatgatttgaatgaaatttgagagatttttttcaaaagactttttacaatcaagatttcacaatactttatatattatgaaacttttgtatattaggaaaattttaaaagaatcaataaattttaataaaagaaattatatttttttgcgaatccaaatatttaaacaaaaacaaaccttacattttttttacgtatatctttctaatcacaaataaaaaccactaccaccattgatgggaaaagaaGCAGACGAATGTAATGCacggcaaaaaaaaaattgataccgtgataatgaaaataaaaagtcttggagagttaaaaaagtctcaaggcttagaaaatctctcaaaatccattctaaataagaatccatcaaaatcggtagacttttgaataccagtagacattttaaaagtagtagcaaatctcaattgaataccaacgaaTTTTATTTccctgacaaaaaaaatcatgtttgtcttaattgaataccacatgatttatttaacttttgtaaaagtcttgattgaatacctcgaaatttttttgtcataaaaatcttttaaaatcacatgaaatctcaatccaatacatccCCTAAGTTTGTTtacgtcaaaaaaataaacacgcTTGTTACTTAGAGTTTGTTTGGTTCGGAGGTTTTGGAGAGGAGGGGAGAAgaggtaatattttaaattttgtttgttttgttcaattt
Coding sequences within it:
- the LOC123900139 gene encoding uncharacterized protein LOC123900139; protein product: MEDYVYAPESYFHFSLSLSLSLRLSLSLRKKDPLLQRSSSPPTPPANSSSLLRSPPTNSLTSEKSNMNRSRISVEAPKRLPITDKWIQMEFKAEKFYYSYKRMRHESSYGNDEDFHAAFYEGKDKIYFPTCWYQRHAPRIGETVVIKDEHGNNFIAFVNKGDKPYLEFNQTKLRLMYQLTVFGLIKLKLVDENKFEMKVMGHYLGKIDTNDPAKYYGHWGYDPMWILEISESMATEGKPLMIPDSVVDIIYHGSVAYELEVSISETTECYTWEVQHTGVNFLIAGGWVDFLKNQVKKGIKKMFFYNDGAKSTVILRSTDGCWAWS